The nucleotide window GCGCGAGGATAGCAAGCGCACCCACTGTTGCGAAGGTCCCTGGACGGGATCCTTGCAAGCGCCCCGGCCTTGGGGCAGATTGCGTTGCCCCGGAGCTAGGTCCCATAGCTCAGCGGTAGAGCAGCGGCCTTTTAAGCCGTTGGCCGAAGGTTCGAATCCTTCTGGGCTCACGTACTTACGACCCCATCGTCTAGAGGCCTAGGACACCTGCCTTTCACGCAGGCGACACGGGTTCAAATCCCGTTGGGGTCGCTTCTATTGGTGAACCAAGCCGCCTTCGCCACGCGCCCGCGCCCCGGCGCTGCCGGCGGCCGCCGTCGTCCGTGGCGCTGGTCTAGGCTACCGGCGTGGCGATCCATGACGATGTGGCGGCGGGCGACCTCGCCGCCTTGCGCACGTACCTCGGGGCCGGCGGCGACGTCGACGCGCGTGACTACCGGAGGTTCACGCTGCTCCATCGAGCGGCGGGGGTGGGTCAGCGCGAGCTGGTGGCGCTGCTGCTCGATCGCGGCGCCGACGCGCGCGCCCTGAACACGTATGCGGCCACGCCGCTCCACGAGGTCGCGGGCGGTGGCGGCCGGCGTCCTGCCGCCGCCCGCATCGCGATCGTCGAGAGACTGCTCGCCGCCGGATGCCCCATCGACGCACAAGACTCGACCGGTCGCACCGCGCTCTGGTACGCCGCCGCGACCTCGACCGCCGCGTGGCCGCCCGATGAGGCGCGCGTTCGCCTCGCCGTGCTCGATGCGCTGCTCGCCCGTGGCGCCGATCGCACCATCGCCGCGAGGGGTACGCAGGGCACGCCGCTCGACGCCGCACACGGCCGCCATCAGTCGAAGAAGTACGCGCGCGCGTGGCCCGAAGCGGTCGCGGTGCTGTCGCGACCGGCGCGTCGATCGTAGGCCGTAGCGGCACGCCGCGCGGTCGCCGTGTCGCGACGCCGACCCCGGTGCCGGCTTGCGGCGGGGCAATCAGCGGCCGGGGGGCGCGCGCGAGCGCCGGGGCGATCGCGAACACCAGATCGCGCTCGCATGTGACCGTCGTGCGCCACGGCGCGTGGCCGGTGGCGGTGAGCTCGACCGTCACCTGGGATCCGGTGAGGCAGGGGACGCTGGCGAGCAACGGGGTGGTGCCGCGCTCGACGCCATCGATGATCACGCGGGCGCCCGCTGGCGTGGCGTCGATCGAGAGGTAGGCGGTGGTGCCGGAGCCCGCGCGGGCCCAGGCATCGGCCGGGGCCTCGCGCGCCTGGCCGTCGCGCGCCGGGCGGAGCAGCCGCGCCCTGCGGTCGAGCGCGTCGTGGATCGCGGGGTAGAAGAAGGCGGCGGCGAGCAGGAGCGCCAGGACGGCGGTGAGGAGGCGGGCGGCGTCGAGGCCGCGCCCGGGCGGGCGCGCAGCGAGGGTGCGCGTCGGGGCGGCGTCGGGCGGCGCCGCGGCCAGGAGGTCCGCGGGCGACGCCGGCAAGGGCGATACGACCGCGGTGGCGGTGGCGGACGGCTTCGGCTCTCGCTGGTAGCGCTCCTGGATGTACAGGATCTCGTCGGCCCGGCCGAGCTGGACCGGGTCGTCGCCGGGCGAGCCCGCGCCTGCACCGCCATCGGCCGCGCGCGGATCGCGGTCGCTCATCCGCACACCCGGAGGACCTCGCGCAGCGAGGTGGCGCCGGTCCGGACGCGCTCGATGCCGGCGTGGAGGAGCGGCACCATGCCCTGGCCCTCGGCGGCCGCGTGGATGCGTGGGGTCGGCACCTTGGCGTTCACCAGCTCGCGGATCGCGGGCGTCACCTCGAGCAGTTCGTAGATCGCGGTCCGCCCGAGGTAGCCGGTCCGGTCGCACTTGGGGCAGCCGCGCGGGGCGTAGAACTGCTCGTCGGCGATCCCCGCGAGCTCGAGGCGGAGCCGCTCGTCGGATGACGGCGGCTCGAGGACGCGGCAGTGCGGGCACAGCGACCGGACCTGTCGCTGGGACAGGCAGGCCAGCGACGCCGAGGCGAGGAGGAACGGCTCGACGCCCATCTCGATCAGGCGATTGAACACGCCGGCCGCCGAGTCGGCGTGGACCGTGGTGACGATCTGGTGGCCGGTGAGGCCGGCCTGCACCGCGATGTGCGCGGTCTCGCCGTCGCGGATCTCGCCGACCATGATCACGTTGGGATCCTGGCGGAGGATCGAGCGCAGGCCAGCGGCGAAGGTGAGCCCGACGTCGGGCTTCACCTGGGTCTGGGTCAGGAACGGCACGTCGAACTCGATCGGGTCCTCGATCGTCGCGATCTGCGTGGTCTCGCCGCGCGAACGCTTGATGTGCGCGAGCGACCCGTAGATCGTCGTGGTCTTGCCGCTGCCCGTCGGTCCGGTGAGGAACACGATGCCCTGGGGCCGCGTGAGCATCATCCGGTAACGCTCGAGCAAGCGCTCGGGCAGCCCCAGCGCCCCGAGATCGGGGAGCGCGAGCCCGATGTTGGCGACGCGCAGGACCGCGCGCTCGCCGTGGTTGGTCGGCAGGACCGAGATGCGGAAGTCGACGGGGTTGCCCGCGACGGTGAGCACGAAGTGTCCGTCCTGCGGTTGGTCGGCGCGAAACGTGATCAGCCTCGCCATCACCTTCAGCCGCGCCACGAGCTGCTTGTGGTGATGGCGTGGGCACGTCATCACCTCGTGCAGGACGCCCTGCACGCGGAACGCGATGTCGGTGCCGGCCGCGAGCGGATGCAGGTGGACGTCGCTGGCGCCGATGCGGACCGCGCCCGTGAGCATGGCGTCGACGAACGCGACCATGTCGGGCTCCTTGGCGTCGGTCAGGCGCCGGAGCTGACGGCGCAGATCGATCAGGACCTCGTGGACGACGTCCGCGGCCAGCGCTTCGATCGTCGTCGGGGGGAGCGCGGGCGCGGTGGGGCGGGTGGCGGAGGGGCGCCGGCGCTTGAGCGCGAACCCGGCGAGCCCCGCGACCACGAACCCGATCCCGGCCCCGACCACCGCGCCGTCCGCCGCGCGGTCCGCCGCGTAGCGCTGCGCCTGGCGCCCGGCGGCCGACGCGCTGCTCGGCCGGTACGCGCCGACGAACGCGGCCACGCCCCCAGTGACCACGAGGACCGCCAGCGTCCAGGTCGTCCAGATCGCCGCCCGCATCGACGGAATCTACCGGAGCAGGTGGCCCGGCGCCAGCAGCTCGCCCGTCGTGCCTCCACCGCGCGGCCGCGAGGTTCGACGGTCGCGAATCGCGCCCCATCGCGAAGTGCCGGACGAACGGCCCGGACCCTTGATCCGCCGAGATCGCGGGCGCTTCACCGCCCAGTCGTCCGGGTGGAAGCCTGGGGCTGGCGGCGGCGATCGTCGACAAGCTCGAACCTTCGGCGCACGCGGCGCGGCACCGGCGCCGGACGACCGGGCACCGGCCCGTCGCGCATGATCGTGAGCCGGCGCGATCCTGGCCTCGCGCGCAGGGCGAGCGCGACGGCGCGTCCAGGCACGTCATGCCGCGCTGATCGACCTCCTCCGCGGGTGATCGTGGTGCCGTCGAGGATCACCGGGCAGTTGCGCGTGCGGTCGCCGGTGGCGCCGCCGAAGCGGAGGGCGTCGGTGCCGGCGCCGGCCTTCGACGCGCCGACCACGTACGCCGCGTGGGCGCGGATCGTCGCCACGGCCGACGCGTCGCTGGTGGTGATCGTCGCGGTGTAGCCGCCGTCGATGTCCTCGGCCAGCGCCACCGTGGCCTAGCCCGGGTAGGCCGGCATGTCGGCGACGTCGGCCGCTTGACCCCGCGCCGGTCGGGCCCGGGCCGGTGCAGCTGCCGGAGCACGGCCCGGCGCGCCGCCGGTCGATGAGTCGGGCGTCGACCGCGAAGGCGATCGCGGCCAGGAGGATGCCGGTCATCAAGACTGAGAACTTCCTCCGCTGCAGCCTGCCGACGCACGGTCGCGCGGGCCGATGCGCGACGAGTCGGTCGAGCCGCGCGTCGAACACCGGCATCCGGCCGCGGCCCGAACTTCGAGCAAGCGGCCGGGCCGAGCTCGGCGAGTTATCGCGTCGCGGCGCCGGGCGATCGAGCGCGGGGCGGCGCGGCACCTCGACCGGGT belongs to Myxococcales bacterium and includes:
- a CDS encoding type II/IV secretion system protein — protein: MRAAIWTTWTLAVLVVTGGVAAFVGAYRPSSASAAGRQAQRYAADRAADGAVVGAGIGFVVAGLAGFALKRRRPSATRPTAPALPPTTIEALAADVVHEVLIDLRRQLRRLTDAKEPDMVAFVDAMLTGAVRIGASDVHLHPLAAGTDIAFRVQGVLHEVMTCPRHHHKQLVARLKVMARLITFRADQPQDGHFVLTVAGNPVDFRISVLPTNHGERAVLRVANIGLALPDLGALGLPERLLERYRMMLTRPQGIVFLTGPTGSGKTTTIYGSLAHIKRSRGETTQIATIEDPIEFDVPFLTQTQVKPDVGLTFAAGLRSILRQDPNVIMVGEIRDGETAHIAVQAGLTGHQIVTTVHADSAAGVFNRLIEMGVEPFLLASASLACLSQRQVRSLCPHCRVLEPPSSDERLRLELAGIADEQFYAPRGCPKCDRTGYLGRTAIYELLEVTPAIRELVNAKVPTPRIHAAAEGQGMVPLLHAGIERVRTGATSLREVLRVCG
- a CDS encoding ankyrin repeat domain-containing protein, whose amino-acid sequence is MAIHDDVAAGDLAALRTYLGAGGDVDARDYRRFTLLHRAAGVGQRELVALLLDRGADARALNTYAATPLHEVAGGGGRRPAAARIAIVERLLAAGCPIDAQDSTGRTALWYAAATSTAAWPPDEARVRLAVLDALLARGADRTIAARGTQGTPLDAAHGRHQSKKYARAWPEAVAVLSRPARRS